The following proteins are encoded in a genomic region of Euhalothece natronophila Z-M001:
- a CDS encoding PT domain-containing protein, which translates to MAKKKTSNNQKKSKKQNQKPKKPSNRETNQKFQNNKPTTQPLPKNTSQATAQPNQPNTQPSSPIKLDTRQFSLEAYEGLTEVKERLTKELSEDYCKRASSLVQGLTAYISTWGLHRLSGDMKKFLNGTGSDTKYKGIVYQVFLNRLKTFSNGNFDPNNESTLIQLPLREYTVLNRLSIQLAKEWSFWAVAVLGEAKE; encoded by the coding sequence ATGGCTAAGAAAAAGACAAGTAATAACCAAAAAAAATCTAAAAAACAAAACCAAAAACCAAAAAAGCCATCAAATCGAGAGACTAATCAAAAGTTTCAAAACAATAAGCCAACGACACAACCTTTACCAAAAAATACTTCACAAGCAACTGCTCAACCTAACCAGCCTAACACTCAACCCTCATCTCCAATCAAGTTAGATACTCGTCAATTTAGTTTAGAAGCCTATGAAGGATTAACTGAGGTGAAAGAGAGATTAACCAAAGAATTGAGTGAAGATTATTGTAAGAGGGCTTCTAGTTTAGTACAAGGATTAACTGCTTATATTTCAACTTGGGGATTGCATCGTTTAAGCGGTGATATGAAAAAATTTCTAAATGGAACGGGATCGGATACTAAATACAAAGGAATTGTTTATCAAGTCTTTCTCAACCGACTTAAAACCTTTAGTAATGGCAATTTTGATCCTAATAATGAATCCACATTAATTCAACTTCCCTTACGGGAATATACTGTCTTGAATCGACTTAGCATTCAGTTAGCTAAAGAATGGTCGTTTTGGGCGGTTGCGGTACTTGGTGAAGCGAAAGAATAA
- a CDS encoding type II toxin-antitoxin system HigB family toxin, which translates to MRIISYKTLRVAANKHPDLKQPLDDWYKIAKSANWTSLNDVRKTFKSADSVGNFTVFNIKGNHYRLIVGIDYQKQIIFIKYVLTHAEYDKEAWKNDPYY; encoded by the coding sequence ATGAGGATTATCAGTTACAAAACTCTCCGAGTCGCTGCCAATAAGCATCCTGATTTAAAACAACCTTTAGATGACTGGTATAAGATTGCCAAAAGTGCTAATTGGACAAGCCTTAATGATGTCCGAAAAACTTTTAAGAGTGCAGATTCGGTCGGAAATTTTACAGTATTTAACATTAAGGGAAATCATTATCGTCTCATTGTAGGAATTGATTATCAAAAACAAATAATCTTCATCAAGTATGTTCTCACTCATGCTGAGTATGATAAGGAGGCTTGGAAAAATGACCCGTACTACTAA
- the cmr4 gene encoding type III-B CRISPR module RAMP protein Cmr4 — protein MTQQLTYMYLLTPLHTGASADEGNLMGIAREVHTEFPYLPASSLRGKIRAELEASHGEEEAGIFFGQKIKDGQQPTEGEVWFADATLLFFPIASLSHHLIWITCPLFLERWNRWLDQNPLSHFIAQCRSKITDNTPALVSFDTNELLLQNAKLSRNHLNHQPVTEIANNLKHLPSQNGMISQILDNLVIVSDEDCISLIETGLQREVRVTLEEREKTVKDGSFRSEEAIPPEAVLFFPWGMKPAKDEANTNNIRTATQQLLDDKLQFGGLEGLGRGWAYLNTVND, from the coding sequence ATGACACAACAATTAACTTATATGTATCTTCTCACGCCCTTACATACAGGCGCGAGTGCAGATGAAGGCAACCTAATGGGAATTGCGCGAGAAGTTCACACCGAATTTCCTTATCTTCCCGCCTCCTCTTTACGGGGAAAAATTCGCGCCGAATTGGAAGCCAGCCATGGTGAAGAAGAAGCAGGAATCTTTTTTGGACAAAAAATTAAAGACGGACAACAGCCGACAGAAGGAGAAGTTTGGTTTGCCGATGCCACCTTACTTTTCTTTCCCATAGCCTCATTAAGTCATCATTTAATCTGGATTACTTGTCCCTTATTTCTAGAACGTTGGAATCGCTGGTTAGATCAGAATCCTTTAAGTCATTTCATTGCCCAATGTCGTAGTAAAATTACTGACAATACTCCTGCTTTAGTCAGCTTTGATACCAACGAATTGTTATTACAAAATGCCAAACTCAGCAGAAATCATCTCAATCATCAACCTGTCACTGAAATTGCTAATAATCTCAAACATTTACCCTCACAAAATGGGATGATTAGCCAAATATTAGATAATCTAGTTATTGTTAGCGATGAGGACTGTATTTCCCTTATTGAAACAGGATTACAGCGAGAAGTGAGAGTTACCTTAGAAGAAAGGGAAAAAACGGTCAAAGATGGCTCTTTTCGATCAGAAGAGGCCATTCCTCCAGAAGCAGTATTATTCTTCCCTTGGGGAATGAAACCAGCTAAAGATGAGGCAAACACCAACAATATTCGGACAGCAACACAGCAACTTTTAGATGACAAATTACAGTTTGGCGGTTTAGAAGGACTCGGACGCGGTTGGGCATACTTAAATACAGTTAATGATTAA
- a CDS encoding type III-B CRISPR module-associated Cmr3 family protein translates to MQWYTMTPLDVLLFRESKPFTPGDGSWAQGQFPPLPTTVFQALRSALPVYEESQRDLEFLGPFLMDEENTLWLATPQDLLCIGEKSSEETPEDEYEDTADTWQETVRLIPNTSEVLVNENTSLSQAWQYLKSSQSFAVMVPPPLNENQFICGRPQPWIKAEALLDYLQGKSLSDPNAFHADPWSSQVLPHIHMETGKRQVKAEEGYFTEVATRLHPGWRLVMACSANIEEETVIRLGGEGHRALLSAIAPPSVWKQLEELNTPDSDRNCAYVLTPGLAQRIPHEPIYGTYPYYWQEALESYVSDRALLWGGVSQIQRQTKGETEFSLLPQRAFVPPGTLYQFRELPERTDSLLPPQGGVLLHTLQQLNYGKLLWGKN, encoded by the coding sequence ATGCAATGGTACACGATGACCCCCCTCGATGTTTTATTATTCCGAGAGTCCAAACCCTTTACCCCAGGAGACGGTTCATGGGCGCAAGGGCAATTTCCACCACTTCCGACAACTGTTTTTCAAGCCTTACGTTCAGCATTGCCAGTCTATGAAGAAAGTCAACGGGATTTAGAATTTTTAGGACCCTTTCTCATGGATGAAGAGAACACCCTTTGGCTTGCCACTCCTCAAGATTTACTCTGTATTGGGGAAAAATCTTCTGAAGAGACTCCAGAGGATGAATATGAAGATACCGCCGATACTTGGCAAGAAACTGTTCGTCTGATTCCTAATACTTCGGAAGTTCTTGTCAATGAGAACACTTCCTTGAGTCAGGCTTGGCAATATCTGAAAAGTTCCCAATCTTTTGCCGTTATGGTTCCCCCTCCCTTAAATGAGAACCAGTTTATTTGTGGGCGGCCCCAACCTTGGATAAAAGCGGAGGCGTTACTGGACTATTTACAGGGAAAATCTTTGTCCGATCCGAATGCGTTCCATGCTGATCCGTGGAGTTCACAAGTGCTTCCCCATATCCACATGGAAACCGGGAAGCGTCAGGTGAAAGCAGAAGAAGGCTATTTTACAGAAGTGGCGACTCGTCTCCATCCGGGTTGGCGGTTGGTCATGGCTTGTAGTGCCAATATTGAGGAGGAAACAGTGATTCGTTTAGGGGGAGAGGGACATCGGGCCTTATTAAGCGCGATCGCGCCTCCTTCAGTCTGGAAACAGTTGGAGGAGTTAAACACTCCCGATTCGGATCGCAATTGTGCCTATGTGTTGACACCCGGATTAGCGCAACGGATTCCCCATGAACCCATTTATGGGACATATCCCTATTACTGGCAAGAGGCACTAGAAAGCTATGTCAGCGATCGCGCCTTACTTTGGGGAGGGGTTTCTCAAATTCAGCGACAAACTAAGGGAGAAACGGAATTTTCCTTACTCCCGCAACGGGCATTTGTTCCCCCCGGCACCCTCTATCAATTTCGGGAACTTCCGGAACGAACTGACTCGCTTTTACCGCCGCAAGGAGGCGTTTTGCTACACACTTTACAACAACTTAACTACGGAAAACTATTGTGGGGAAAAAACTAA
- a CDS encoding UPF0175 family protein → MALLEAGEISSGKAGSLLGLPRNEVIERMEKWGIPLFDNSLELGELQQEVEQANRALDKDSK, encoded by the coding sequence ATGGCGCTATTAGAAGCGGGAGAAATTAGTAGCGGTAAAGCGGGCAGTTTGTTAGGTCTTCCTCGCAATGAGGTGATTGAACGGATGGAAAAATGGGGGATTCCTTTATTTGACAATTCACTGGAGTTAGGGGAATTACAGCAAGAGGTGGAACAGGCAAACCGTGCTTTAGATAAAGATTCTAAATGA
- a CDS encoding AAA family ATPase, whose amino-acid sequence MSLLCHILIGCPSSGKSSLARAIAQESPHYRIISTDQIRAELFGDQTIQGNWSQVEAKVYEAIDQALKAGFPIIYDATNAKRAWRMGLLEHLRQYRDVDWMGWYLKTPLETCLQWNKKRDRQVPEAVIQRMNHWLKQFPPDDGEGFTALHTLKPDTLDSWLQQINQGINKLPKTKINRENCNRPLTFHTYSRLLDFERLMYLIRLLIQYPGLGNLQTASPEIIEKVLGEEQTFEDEIEEICAFLAKTADPLYADPKAVAQDLQWLESNGLLGGNNLQQPLELGIYQSQDYPTHHYSDIEPFLRLINTIRLILHEPFIREPNSTTLKSFVHRLQFEGLIKHQAEEKQISNLRKDIEKVLKPYEILPHFSMRRGYFMGTAILSFPELVKVFRLLESQAKSLEDPESLEIYQLFQERMQWSQLADTQSYPVRAIHNRNIVNLEKLSPSALALNIKKLEVAIEQGQLLELGRIIGSGRYQSGEDNYFFAYPLQLVFHNIGWYLGLERYDGNHQGLLQFERVDRLLLGRTPSQKRPLSEQWSALKRLRKLYEYSGGIYLGKDVKQQKNYLSREPSQRKMAEVTVELWINDAMFRFISEGTKRFPLKQMKMSKSFNPDLNRKNKTLFSLKTTNDPNFPNRYQVKLPCWCVDDYDFHRWILGFGGQVKVMSPDSLKTIIQEKGTAIAQLYNQE is encoded by the coding sequence ATGAGTTTGTTGTGTCATATTTTGATTGGTTGCCCCAGCAGTGGCAAATCTAGCCTTGCCCGCGCGATCGCGCAAGAGTCTCCCCATTATCGGATCATTTCCACGGATCAGATTCGTGCCGAATTATTTGGAGATCAAACCATTCAGGGAAATTGGTCGCAAGTGGAAGCCAAGGTTTATGAAGCCATTGACCAAGCCCTGAAAGCAGGCTTTCCGATCATTTATGATGCAACCAATGCGAAACGGGCGTGGCGCATGGGATTACTGGAACATCTTCGCCAATATCGTGATGTGGATTGGATGGGCTGGTATTTGAAAACGCCTCTGGAAACTTGCTTGCAGTGGAATAAAAAGCGCGATCGTCAGGTTCCTGAAGCAGTCATTCAACGTATGAACCATTGGTTGAAGCAATTTCCCCCTGATGATGGGGAAGGATTTACAGCACTGCATACCTTAAAGCCGGATACTCTCGATTCTTGGTTACAACAAATTAATCAAGGGATTAACAAACTTCCGAAGACGAAAATTAATCGTGAAAATTGCAATCGTCCTTTAACCTTTCACACTTATTCCCGCTTACTAGATTTCGAGCGTTTAATGTACTTAATTCGCTTACTGATTCAGTATCCAGGGTTGGGGAATTTGCAAACCGCTTCCCCCGAAATCATTGAAAAAGTTTTAGGCGAGGAACAAACATTTGAAGATGAAATTGAAGAAATTTGTGCCTTTTTAGCCAAAACCGCCGACCCCCTCTACGCTGATCCAAAGGCTGTTGCTCAAGATTTGCAGTGGTTGGAAAGCAATGGTTTATTGGGAGGAAATAACCTACAGCAACCCTTGGAACTGGGCATTTATCAATCTCAGGACTATCCGACTCATCACTATTCTGATATCGAACCCTTTTTGCGCTTAATCAATACCATTCGTTTAATTCTCCATGAACCCTTTATTCGTGAACCAAACTCAACAACATTAAAAAGTTTTGTGCATCGTCTCCAATTCGAGGGATTAATCAAGCATCAAGCAGAAGAAAAACAGATTTCCAATCTCCGTAAAGATATTGAAAAAGTGCTTAAACCTTATGAAATTCTACCCCACTTTTCTATGAGACGGGGCTATTTTATGGGGACTGCTATTTTATCATTTCCTGAGCTAGTGAAAGTCTTTCGGTTATTGGAAAGCCAAGCAAAAAGTCTTGAAGACCCTGAATCATTGGAAATTTATCAATTATTTCAAGAACGAATGCAGTGGTCACAACTTGCCGATACTCAATCTTATCCTGTACGTGCTATTCATAATCGCAATATCGTTAACTTGGAAAAACTGTCTCCTTCCGCCCTCGCTCTGAATATCAAGAAACTCGAAGTAGCCATTGAACAAGGGCAGTTATTAGAACTCGGACGCATTATCGGGAGTGGGCGCTATCAGTCTGGAGAAGACAATTATTTTTTCGCTTATCCGCTGCAATTAGTGTTTCATAATATTGGTTGGTATTTAGGTTTAGAACGGTATGATGGAAACCATCAAGGATTGCTCCAATTTGAGCGCGTAGATCGCTTATTATTGGGACGCACTCCGTCTCAAAAACGTCCTCTGAGCGAACAATGGTCGGCACTAAAACGACTCCGAAAACTCTATGAATATAGTGGGGGAATCTATTTGGGCAAAGACGTTAAGCAGCAAAAAAACTATCTCAGTCGTGAACCTTCCCAACGAAAAATGGCAGAGGTAACTGTCGAGTTATGGATTAATGATGCCATGTTTCGGTTTATTAGTGAGGGAACTAAACGGTTTCCTCTCAAACAAATGAAAATGTCAAAATCCTTCAATCCTGACTTAAATCGAAAGAATAAAACTTTGTTTAGCTTGAAGACAACCAATGATCCCAATTTCCCTAATCGTTATCAAGTGAAATTGCCCTGTTGGTGTGTTGACGATTATGATTTTCATCGCTGGATTTTAGGTTTTGGTGGACAAGTTAAAGTAATGAGTCCAGACTCCCTGAAAACAATTATTCAAGAAAAAGGAACTGCGATTGCCCAACTTTATAACCAGGAATAA
- the cas10 gene encoding type III-B CRISPR-associated protein Cas10/Cmr2, which produces MIRRKLYALIQTYSTSGNSICSQLHCLEGHLEELQQWWNVNRLSQDIASSSDRVNLETDQEPQQIKHPISGQSQRLSGEKADHLPDLTSIAQESDPEKVFWWFWRFFPEAQVNPNQQAFLPAHAVLPDCPLYSYSSTVSALVGAMNSETGTPQHPYLLLFTFSPVQEFIKASRKFLDFWAGSYLLHYLGAKIAWEIAQQYGPDAVITPSLWSQEIIDALLQQKYPDFETFFQEYTGNDPVSRFNDQESTSLSTAGFPNMITAVVPGEKAAQELGDHLKQTLNITWTGIGEKVRETIKNRVMTALDTAEKRQNLWTAIKDEFSENPELYRQELEKWQQGGCWEWNRLWNAQLEHTWEPYWTAIPLGSPEMGLEISLQDEAFSQWREQQDQLSQTRQTIPTTAETNVYENINIGTWWGSLQQRLGQSIQAVKNTRTWAIPASPGERSTLSGHYSAVHPNLLYKDHFREGGGLAGGSMRLFWRVIAEVFPGLFNGSEKLNALELTKRMAWVYGGVGESLGIKTRETTQEETPNYEQAIRFPNLSSIAAARFAHNHPEKVKSYWHTLEPLIRSYFSRKQRDRFGSLTRRPFQVPKVDQVFDKNNPFNGVMFSSKWLGDDLNLTTEQEKAELQNCIDQAHQENGFGNSSPADWWVIVLGDGDGMGQYVSGRKLEFYESYLDTNVISPEVQQTQGYEELLHQTKKRMGPATHVGLNRALLDFSNRLVPYLTQERCCGKVIYSGGDDVMTVLPIEDLSLFLRSLRAAWCGGNDPIGEFDDSPDDNASDSCGYWYPKQDQDIPLVNRPYFTMGKGATMSLGIVIAHKSVPLPTVLQNLWSAESDRAKELAGAKETQKQETIPPKDGLCFRVIYGSGNVLESLMKGHLLDAWCDLLENAPPQAFSGLLYRLAEELPKRCPVTPNLKLFREATQVILNRRDQGLDQEQSEQLLNWLDQWEDWAYRANPSKDPNIIGTTPEDLGKILRFTAFWVTRLEERQKWTGE; this is translated from the coding sequence ATGATACGCCGCAAACTTTATGCCCTAATCCAAACTTATAGCACATCAGGAAATAGCATTTGTTCACAATTACATTGTTTAGAAGGACACTTAGAAGAATTGCAACAATGGTGGAATGTTAACCGTTTAAGCCAAGATATCGCCAGTTCCTCCGATCGCGTTAATCTAGAAACAGATCAAGAACCACAACAGATTAAACATCCCATTAGCGGTCAAAGTCAGCGTTTATCAGGAGAGAAAGCAGATCATCTTCCAGACTTAACTTCCATTGCCCAAGAAAGCGACCCCGAAAAAGTCTTTTGGTGGTTTTGGCGGTTCTTTCCCGAAGCCCAAGTCAACCCGAATCAGCAAGCCTTTCTCCCTGCCCATGCGGTTCTCCCAGACTGCCCTCTCTACAGTTATAGTAGTACTGTTTCTGCTTTAGTAGGGGCAATGAACTCAGAGACGGGAACCCCACAACATCCTTATCTGCTTCTCTTTACCTTCTCCCCAGTTCAAGAATTTATTAAAGCCTCCCGTAAATTTCTCGACTTTTGGGCTGGATCATATCTGCTTCATTATCTGGGGGCAAAAATTGCTTGGGAAATTGCCCAACAATATGGTCCCGATGCCGTTATTACTCCCTCTTTATGGAGTCAGGAAATTATTGATGCCCTCCTACAACAAAAATATCCTGATTTCGAGACCTTCTTTCAAGAATATACTGGAAATGATCCTGTTTCTCGGTTTAATGATCAAGAATCCACTAGCCTCAGTACCGCTGGATTTCCCAATATGATTACGGCAGTGGTTCCGGGGGAAAAGGCAGCCCAAGAACTAGGCGATCATTTGAAGCAAACCCTTAATATAACTTGGACAGGAATTGGGGAAAAAGTCCGAGAAACCATTAAGAATAGGGTAATGACAGCCCTAGACACCGCAGAGAAACGGCAAAATTTATGGACAGCCATCAAAGACGAATTTTCTGAGAATCCCGAGTTATATCGCCAAGAACTGGAAAAATGGCAACAGGGTGGCTGCTGGGAATGGAATCGTCTTTGGAATGCTCAACTCGAACATACTTGGGAACCCTATTGGACAGCAATTCCCCTTGGTTCTCCTGAAATGGGGTTAGAAATTTCCCTTCAAGATGAAGCGTTTTCCCAATGGCGAGAACAACAAGATCAACTGTCTCAAACCCGACAAACGATCCCCACAACCGCAGAAACCAATGTTTATGAGAACATTAATATTGGTACTTGGTGGGGAAGTTTACAACAACGTTTAGGACAGTCGATTCAAGCGGTTAAAAATACTCGCACTTGGGCAATTCCTGCGTCTCCAGGAGAACGTTCCACACTTTCGGGTCACTATAGCGCCGTTCATCCGAATTTACTGTATAAAGATCACTTTCGAGAAGGGGGCGGATTAGCCGGTGGTTCTATGCGTCTGTTTTGGCGAGTGATTGCAGAAGTATTTCCAGGGTTGTTTAATGGATCGGAAAAACTCAATGCCCTTGAACTCACTAAACGCATGGCTTGGGTTTATGGGGGTGTCGGCGAAAGTTTAGGAATCAAAACGCGAGAAACTACCCAAGAAGAGACTCCCAACTACGAACAAGCGATTCGCTTTCCTAATCTTAGCTCGATCGCGGCTGCCCGTTTTGCCCACAATCATCCAGAGAAAGTAAAATCCTATTGGCATACCTTAGAACCGTTAATCCGCAGTTATTTTTCTCGAAAACAGCGCGATCGGTTTGGCAGTCTCACTCGTCGTCCGTTCCAAGTCCCGAAAGTGGATCAAGTATTTGATAAGAACAATCCTTTCAACGGCGTGATGTTTTCCAGTAAATGGCTAGGAGATGACCTGAACCTCACCACTGAACAGGAAAAAGCAGAATTACAAAACTGCATTGACCAAGCCCATCAAGAGAACGGTTTTGGCAATAGCAGTCCTGCTGATTGGTGGGTAATTGTGCTTGGGGATGGCGATGGCATGGGACAATATGTTTCAGGGCGCAAGTTAGAGTTTTATGAAAGTTATCTGGATACCAATGTGATTTCCCCTGAAGTTCAGCAGACCCAAGGTTATGAGGAACTGCTGCATCAAACGAAAAAGCGCATGGGACCGGCTACTCATGTTGGGTTAAACCGCGCCCTCCTTGACTTTTCCAATCGCCTCGTTCCTTATTTAACTCAAGAACGCTGTTGCGGGAAAGTTATTTACAGTGGCGGCGATGATGTTATGACGGTTTTGCCCATTGAAGATTTATCCTTATTTCTGCGATCGCTGCGGGCGGCTTGGTGTGGCGGAAACGATCCAATTGGGGAATTTGATGACTCTCCTGATGACAATGCTTCCGATAGCTGCGGCTATTGGTATCCCAAGCAGGATCAAGATATTCCTTTAGTCAACCGTCCTTATTTCACCATGGGGAAAGGTGCCACTATGAGTTTAGGGATTGTCATCGCCCATAAAAGTGTCCCTCTGCCCACAGTTCTCCAAAATCTCTGGTCAGCAGAATCCGATCGCGCTAAGGAACTCGCTGGGGCAAAAGAAACTCAGAAACAAGAGACAATCCCGCCTAAAGACGGACTCTGTTTCCGCGTCATCTACGGATCGGGGAATGTTCTCGAATCTTTAATGAAAGGACATCTGTTAGATGCTTGGTGCGATCTCCTAGAAAATGCCCCTCCTCAAGCCTTTAGTGGGTTACTTTACCGCCTTGCAGAAGAACTCCCAAAGCGATGTCCTGTCACTCCCAATCTAAAACTATTTCGAGAAGCCACCCAAGTAATTTTGAACCGTCGCGATCAAGGGTTAGATCAAGAACAATCCGAACAACTTTTAAATTGGTTAGACCAATGGGAAGATTGGGCATATCGGGCTAACCCCTCCAAAGACCCCAATATAATTGGCACTACGCCAGAGGATTTAGGAAAGATTCTCCGCTTTACCGCTTTCTGGGTGACTCGCCTCGAAGAACGACAAAAATGGACAGGAGAATAA
- a CDS encoding SWIM zinc finger family protein produces the protein MAIPNLTYAVIEENTRPQSLERGQDYFHTGAVFSVTQRKQTIFSQVEGNEIDPYHLTITFDDHGITHTTCTCAYNFEGWCKHIVATLLFCLNQPEEIQERPSLNELLDQLNLVQTQNLIQALVENDPTLIEEIDFQVSRLLSSTPSPTESKSSKAQPKRTTVDSAPLKRRVEQILYDTAVAWENGWDDNDVELRLCQLIDEARTFAERGDGNNALTILQGIIEGCFENWDVVSDYGLEPEDIDIDFDRACTEAILSGDFTEEEVLLWQETIEMWQEEWGSFAMALEALRQGWDYPPLLKVLSEETPEQRPWQGEPPQWAEDLSRVRLRILERQERYEEYLRLAQAEGQIKDYLIMLARLGRVEQVMTLAPTVIDSFVEAKALAETLWEKQYQSQALTIAQLGLELCFDPQDNNFLVRDSGFAIWTSKLAETIGDSEAALDARIIAFKMEPSFSDYERLEALAHNWSELKTELLQSLRETDSWRAEHAKVNIFLKEGLIEDAIAIVSDLSSYHTQLIFKVMDQVLESHSQWVIDDAKARAESIIERSHAKLYELAVQWLKRVHAAYLAMNQESEWLRYREELVKAHGRKRKLMGLMENRRL, from the coding sequence ATGGCGATTCCGAACTTAACGTATGCTGTCATTGAGGAAAATACCAGACCTCAGTCTTTAGAGCGCGGTCAAGATTATTTTCACACGGGAGCGGTATTCTCCGTAACACAGCGCAAACAGACGATTTTTAGCCAAGTGGAAGGGAATGAAATCGACCCTTATCACCTTACAATCACCTTTGACGACCACGGAATTACCCACACCACCTGCACTTGTGCCTATAACTTTGAAGGGTGGTGCAAACATATTGTCGCGACACTTCTGTTTTGTTTAAATCAGCCGGAGGAGATTCAAGAACGTCCCAGCTTAAATGAATTACTCGATCAATTGAATCTTGTCCAAACCCAAAATTTAATTCAAGCACTGGTGGAAAACGATCCGACTCTGATCGAAGAGATTGACTTTCAGGTCAGTCGTTTATTATCTTCAACGCCATCCCCCACAGAGTCAAAATCAAGCAAAGCCCAACCAAAAAGAACAACGGTTGATTCCGCTCCCTTGAAGCGACGAGTAGAACAAATTCTGTACGATACTGCCGTCGCTTGGGAAAATGGTTGGGACGATAATGATGTTGAGTTGAGATTATGCCAGCTCATTGATGAAGCGAGGACATTTGCCGAACGCGGAGATGGCAACAATGCTTTAACGATTTTACAGGGAATTATCGAAGGATGTTTTGAAAATTGGGACGTAGTTTCAGACTATGGCTTAGAACCTGAAGATATAGATATAGATTTTGATCGCGCTTGTACGGAAGCGATTTTAAGTGGAGACTTCACGGAAGAGGAAGTTTTACTATGGCAAGAAACAATAGAAATGTGGCAAGAGGAATGGGGCAGTTTTGCCATGGCTCTGGAAGCCTTACGGCAAGGCTGGGATTATCCTCCCTTATTAAAAGTGTTATCAGAGGAAACGCCAGAACAACGACCTTGGCAAGGTGAACCCCCACAATGGGCAGAAGATTTGAGCCGAGTGCGCTTAAGAATTCTCGAACGGCAAGAACGTTATGAGGAATATCTTCGTTTAGCCCAAGCAGAAGGACAAATTAAAGATTACTTAATCATGCTGGCTCGGTTGGGACGAGTTGAACAAGTGATGACCCTTGCTCCCACGGTAATCGATTCTTTCGTTGAAGCCAAAGCCTTAGCCGAAACCTTATGGGAAAAACAATATCAATCACAAGCCCTAACCATTGCCCAACTAGGACTGGAATTGTGTTTCGATCCTCAAGATAACAATTTCTTAGTCCGAGATTCTGGATTTGCCATTTGGACAAGCAAGCTCGCAGAAACCATCGGCGATTCTGAGGCTGCTTTAGACGCAAGGATCATTGCGTTCAAAATGGAACCGTCTTTCTCTGATTATGAAAGGCTTGAAGCCTTAGCTCACAATTGGTCGGAACTGAAAACAGAATTATTACAGTCCCTCCGAGAAACCGATAGTTGGAGAGCAGAACATGCCAAGGTCAATATTTTCTTAAAAGAAGGGTTGATTGAGGACGCGATCGCGATCGTGAGTGATTTATCCAGTTACCATACGCAACTCATTTTCAAAGTAATGGATCAGGTTCTCGAAAGTCATAGCCAATGGGTCATTGATGATGCCAAAGCCCGTGCTGAATCCATTATTGAACGTTCTCACGCTAAATTATACGAGTTGGCTGTGCAGTGGTTAAAACGAGTCCACGCTGCTTATTTGGCAATGAACCAAGAATCGGAATGGCTTCGATATCGAGAAGAATTAGTGAAAGCTCATGGTCGCAAACGCAAGTTAATGGGTTTGATGGAAAACCGCAGATTATAA
- a CDS encoding helix-turn-helix domain-containing protein translates to MTRTTNQNLTDITDIFPFVIKTEKQYNKALSITESLFFKENRNQEEEQALDVWTVLIEMYENQQFSPGSEATPVSILNTLMESQGITQADLVREGIGSSGVVSEMVNNKRTISNKQAKKLAKIFHVSPEVFIHFD, encoded by the coding sequence ATGACCCGTACTACTAATCAAAATCTGACAGATATTACTGATATATTCCCTTTCGTTATTAAAACAGAAAAGCAGTATAACAAAGCGTTGTCTATTACTGAGAGTCTTTTCTTTAAAGAAAATCGAAATCAAGAAGAAGAACAAGCACTTGATGTTTGGACTGTTTTAATTGAGATGTATGAAAATCAGCAGTTTTCTCCGGGGTCGGAAGCGACTCCTGTTTCTATTTTAAATACTCTCATGGAATCACAAGGGATTACTCAAGCTGATTTAGTCCGTGAAGGAATTGGCTCAAGTGGAGTGGTTTCTGAAATGGTGAATAACAAGCGAACGATTAGTAATAAACAAGCTAAAAAGTTAGCTAAAATTTTTCATGTTTCTCCTGAAGTTTTCATCCATTTCGATTAG